The genomic segment caataagctttttttttttccaaggagGTATTAGAATCACTTCTGTGCTGTGTCAGCGAGGATAGCACCACCTCCAGAAGCTTTGTTCACCGACAGTGGTGATTCACAATAGTTTGTTCACCTCCAGATTATGCTGATGCACTAAATTCCTACTACCACACTAATTAGATGATGTAAATTAAGCTGAATGCCCCTGGTAGCCCATCTAGTGGAGCGGTGGAACAGTGTTGTAGTGGTTAgctgcctcacagctagaaatGATTGCTGTTCTTCTGgggttttctgtctgttttctgttaGTGGGTAATtctattttgtctttctgtctttttatatcAGCCCCATGATACGCCTGTTAAGCGTGTAGCCTCCCTTTTGCCCTATAACAGCTGAGATTAGCTCCAGCCACTCACAACCTACGACAGGATAAATCTAGAATTTAGTTGATGAGTTATTGATGTAGAATTTTGACTAATCTATGTTTTACAGCATCAATAATGTGAACAAAAATCTTGCAAACCTCTTAATTTTGATTTCCTGAACAGtagttttgaagctcagtgtgttACCATCGATCTTCACTAACTTGGCAGTGGCTCACTTCTCCAAACTCCGAGGTaaacataataaaaatcaagaaatgGAGCATAAGTGGAGCTGAAGTGGGCGAATCAAACATCCCTTTGCCATCAACTGCCCTGTGACGGCACCCAACAGTCACTCAGAGCGACCAGACCCTTAgttatgcataactttaagcctaaataaaatctaaaaggGTGAGTGATACTAAATTGACCCCAAGTACAGTTATCATGAATGAGGAAATTAGCAGTAGAGACCAAAATTGTCAtgtgtaccaggctgtaaacatgtttactttAGCTGTAAAGTTGGATATTTTAACATGTAGGTTTGCTCACCTGtggagccagcctcaagtggccatttgaggaactgcagtttttggtatttgtgctgactttatttttcagCTCAGGCGGTTGCTGCTTGGTGACATATTGGGATCCAAAAGCTCACAAACTTTAAAACACTTTCACAAATAACTGTTGGTATTATTGAAAGGTTATTGCATTAGACTGAATAATTTAATGTAGATGTTAGACATAGAATAAACTAGTGACTATGTACACAGGTATAAGACAATTAATGATACTGTGAAGTTTGAAACGTAATATTTAACATACTCAGGTAAACTGACATATACTACACTGTAGagtcttaaccttaatatttcaGCTTGTTAGGTATCACCAGTTTTATTTCTCTACTGGAAAGCAGTTTGGCTCAACGACTGCTTTAAATATGCTCTCTGAATAACGGTGACCTGACAAGTATTTCTAAGCTCGCTGTAGCACCTGTCAAGCGCCTACATTCTGGCAATAGCATGATAAAGCTACTGTAACTCCTTGCATGGGTCAGTGCACTGGTCTCCTTGCTGCAGCGGTCTGGGTGAAAGTGTGTGTGGTCTGCAGCATGGCAGCATGCTTTATAGGCAGTAGAAGGCATGGTTCAGTGGTGCTGAGGTATCGGCTGTAGAAAGCTGTGGCAAGAGCACAAAATGCCTGAATGAACCCAACTTATGGTcttcaatgacaaaaacagaaatcaccgAAACCCTGAGCTCTTGTTTTTGCTCAACAGAGGagatattgtgttgttgttttgtgagtaAAGCTTGGCCAGTGAAACTCTTCCTGCAAACTCATGGAGGAGGGtctatgtttgttttgtgtctgtgtgtgtgtgtgtgtgtgtgtgtgtgtgtgtgtgtgtgtgtgtgtgtgtgtgtgtgtgtgtgtgtgtgtgtgtgtgtgtgtgtgtgtgtgtgtgtgtgtgtgtgtgtgtgtgtgtgtgtgtgtgttttaaccagAGATTATACTGCTGGGATGCCAGTTCTTCCACAGACCCCACATCACCCCGAGCTTCCAAGCTGTGAAAACATACTGGACGTTTGCTGGTTCTTAGTGGCTAATAAGGTGTCATTGTGCGGTAGAGCTGTCTGATATCCCACAGAGTCATTAGGCTCACATGAATAGATCTAACAGAACATCTATTGCACATGTGCGCCTCTTCGTGCGCAGAAATCCACCTTTCATTCCACAAAAATCAATACTTTTTATGAGATAAGACTCCAGGAATGGGCAGGCTTTGGCTGCATATCCTCAGACAAAGTTAAATTGTGCTCTGCAGCAGAAATACCGACTTGAGCCACGATTAGAACCTGCAACATCAAAGCACTCGGCTTTCAAAGGCTTTCTTTTACAGCAAACTTCAGGAGTCCTGgctcctatgtgtccagacagCTTATAAAGGGCTGTTTTCATCATCTCCTCCCAATTCAACACCCCAAATCCTCTCTCACCACCACTGGACCTCTGCTATCAGGAAGACACTGATACCAACGGCTGGATTTCTGGGACGTTTTCAGACCATTTGCTGAGGAAAAATGCTGTCATCCGGCTGTTCTGCTTGACCTTGTTAGTCTCTCGAGTTGATTAGAGGCTATCTGGAGGTGCTCTTTGAAGAACGCACCTCTGTCTTTTCTCATCCCGTGCAGCTGATCCATCTTGGGCACTGCGCTCGCTGCGGTTAAACTTTAATGGAGTGAACATGAATATCACTGTCAATTGTGGGAGACTCGTACATGTGGAGGACTGTGGTTTGTTATTTCAATAGATATGAGAAGGCTGATAGAGACACTCTGCCTTCCAAGGCCCGAGTAGAGAAAATAGACAGGTCTCTGTGGATCTGGCTCTGACTCAGTGAGTGAGAGCCTGAGCTGTGTCTGCCTTGATGTGACCTCAGGGAAGGGTTGGTTAATGACGCTCTGGGGTTACTCTGGACTGGTGTGTCAGGTTGCATGAGTCAGGAATATACATTTAACTTTATCATAACACCCACTCAGGGCTCATTGATAAGGACAAAGACTTCATGTGTTATTTTCTGCTGCTCCGGGCAGCGTAGAagcaatcacagaaaaaaaagtcggTGCTGCTTATCTCTTCTTCGTGTAATTGTCGTGCCCTGACAGTCCTGTAACTGACTGATGaaggtttttttgtctttattaaaGATCAACACTGGAGGAGTTGTCCTGTGATGACATCATATTCCTCAGAAGCAGCTGTGTTTTCTCAGAGTTACTTCAGCAGCAAAGAGCTGAACTCTGCAGAGAAATCTGCACATAATGTAAATGTAGAGTGAGGCTCATGCTTGTTTATGCCTTattagattttaaaatgtggaatgatatcgTGTCCTGGTGACCTTCATAATTACAACATCCTTAGCACAAGTCGGACTGCAGTAACTATACGGCttttcagcacatttaaaacacatatAATCATAAAGCTCAGCTGATATGTACAACAAAGTGTAATTATaaatatcaagaaaataatACCACGATAaggtaaaataagaaaaaataaagtaattttcaacagacttttgttgtgtttcatttcaagtcttttcctccttttcaggaaaagcacagcaatgattttttaaattcaatattaCTACTAAATATTAAGCGTTAACTAGTAACACAACACTAATTCAAACTGCAAATTTGAAATGAAAGTAGTGCAGTTGAAGAATCAGGTCACATTTCCAGAGATTGATTAaatccctaaaaactcatctctgtgtattaaaattaaatatttatagcTTTTCCGGTGAAAATAAACCCTTCATGCATTAAAATTGCTTACTGTTGCTTCCTCCAAAATTTGCCAATCTATGAAGTTCTTGCCTTTATCTCCACTTAGTGCTCGCTGCAgctgagcacaccagctcacctgcaacTTGCTCAAATACTGTAAAGGTCTATTCACAGTTTCCGTATCCCTGAACGCAGACCGATGCAAAACTCTGAAGGCAGGCACACACATGGTTCCCTTCATATTACAATAAGTTTGCATCAGTCTGCCACGCAAATAGTCATATTGCCCCTCAGAGAAAAAACTGTTTGGCTCTCGTGGATGTTTCTGGCAGGCTgtgacattgcagtttttacaagACAGCTGGTTGTAGATTGGACTGTAGCTCTGTGTCATTGTGATTATTGCAGAGGTATCCGGAGGACAGTGGTTAGACATCGTACGTGacatctggagaatttagaacttcctGTTGTCTTGCGGTGCTGTCAGTGGAAAGTATGTACAAATTAAAGCAACTCTAAAGTCTAGCGGTGACTACTTTAACTGCAGCTCTTCtaatagtgaaataataaagTGTGGATGATAAAGAATCTCCTTACATAGCCTGTACAAataacaagcatttgttttaaTGACCATTTGTTTTAGTGGCTCATTCGTGGTAGGTGAGCTTGCAGTACGTACATTTTGGGCTGTGAATGGACATCCGTTAAAGGGTTCATGCACTCTTGTAGACTTGGGCAGATGACGAAATTTACATCACGCCTACCCTTGAGGACACACGtattcaaaaaaataagaatttgccACAAAAGTAGTCTACCTACAATGGCAAGGTGtcatattggagtaattcagacGTAAATCTTCAAATCGGAAACCAATTCTAAAGAAGCATAAAAGCATAGAACGGGCCACGCTGCAAGTTAACAGAGGTTGGTTCCGTCGATTTTTTTCTTATACAATTTCTCAAATCTGAATCTATGTTTTTCAGACTTTATACTTCCTTTATACACTCTATTTTCAAGATGGAAACTGCTCTGCCATGgcattgactgcttatttcatgTATGAAATGTCTTCTAGCACCAAAACAACACCATAGGTACAGCTTATCAAGGGGGGAAAAtgattttaaccatttttaaagTACTGTAGCCAATTTTCCTGTTAATTTCCATCTCTCTTAAGGtcagataactcaaaaacacttGTGCAAAGTTAAAATTTTGCTCATACATTGAGTCTAAAGTAATTTAAAGCTGCTCAGGATTTTCAGGGTTGAACCAGAAATTAAAATCTACTATGGCTTCTGCTGTGGCCTCCTTTACTATAAATATAATGCAGATGAGGGCAAAAAGATTCAGACAAGGTGTTTGGAGGCCTGCCTGTTTACGGTGAGGTACAGCAGAGCAGAGTGTGCTGAgatcagcaccatggacaggtccTCTACCTAACAGGTACACCCACCTTGGAGAGGCTTGAGCTGTTCTTTCTCCATTATGTCCTCTATTTTCAGATATGCAGACATTAAAAACTCCAAATAATTCCATTTCCAATTTTATCTGCAGCATAAATGAGTGAGCATGTGCATTTTCGAGCCTGAAAAATATCATAAAAGTGATCATCTCTTTGGTTAAAATTGTAAATGCTGGACTCAAGAAGAAACAGCACATGTCACACTTAAACAAGCCTGTGTTTCCCTTGGAACAATACTTCAGTCTCAGGCCTCCGCGAAGATGTAaatggatgttcactggtgttgTGACCTCCGACCCCAACTGCCCCCTGTTTCCTGAAGCAGATGCTGCTCCTGTGGACCACAGTCTTCTCAACCTAAACAAAGTAATCCTCCACTAAACAAGATGGATATTGTATCAGCAGCCCAGTAAATACCAGAGAGCCCAACACACAGAGCTGCactcttctcctctcagcctggAAACAACAGGGTTTAAAGCCCTTCCCTTATTGTTTCATGGATGAACAAAGACACTTATTTTAAGCCAgttttacatacattttgtGGTATATTATAgtatatgacaaaaaaacatgcccTCTTGTGGGGGATAGAATTAGAACATGTCGCACTCCTTTAAATAAAAGTTAGGCAGCACTGGCTTCATGTCAAAAATGTAAGATCATAAGCTGCATATAGGAAAGTCTTTTGATCTCACTTGGTTTAAGATGGAAACATAAATCCAGAATCCATGTGGGTTAAATCTTCAGAGATGTGCCAAGGTGGTTGAACTTTAAAATGAGGTGTCAACCCTACAATTATTGGAGATTGTAGCAGCAGTGATGTGAGAGGATCTGTTTTATGTGGGTTCATGGACAGCTGTTCTGATTAATGCTTATTTGGTTTGAGTCTTTCTCTAGGCTCTCTGCTTCCAGCTTGgtaattttgaatgttttctgggTTCTTTAATCCTCTGTGAaaatctttgggttgtggacgcACCAAGACTTTCAAGGAtgctgtgatttttcttgttttttcctgatatttctgaaaacataaatataaagtTTATGTAGGTTAGGTCTGCAGAGCTGGGCAAAGCTAGAACAACATTTAATTTCTAAGTGTTATGaacacatatatatttttatttgcataAAGGCTGGATGAAGGGTAACTATTAATCAGTTAGCTGTCAGTATCTATGGCCATCTATAACTATTTTTCAttggttttagtcatttttcactAAAAGGTGAAAGAAAATATCTGATACCAGCctcataaatatacatattttctagttttgttGATCCTCTATGACAGAAATTGTAATATCTTTGGAATGcggacaaaataaaatatttgacgATGGCATTTTAGGCTTtgactgacatttttcacaatgtTTTTATTGGGTAAATGATTGACAGATTAATgaacaatgaaaatgatcatTAGTAGCAGTTCTGATAAAAGGACAGGAAGAGTAGTGTGCTCAGAtcagcaggaaaaacacaatCGACTCAGTGTTATGTGTTGATATGAATTGTATTCTTCTATCATTAGAATAAAATTTCCCTTTCTTAATCTTTTTATGATAAAagcacaatgcaaaaaaaaattcaaattaatttttGGGATTATAGTGTCATCATGTGAAGTAGTTAACTTTTCTAACTCTAAAAAACAAAGTTTCAActctacaaaaagaaaaaaaatgaacacaccCATTTGCATCAGTCTTTTGGGATTAAGACAGCtactaatgaaattatgtttaatCAGTTAACTATGTAGAGTtaataaattgtatttaaatgtcATAACTGGTAGCATAAACTGAGGTTTTAAAGTTAGTAAAGAGTTGAAAAGTCCATTAGAATGAGAAATTTTACTTGAAATTACACACTAAATCAAAttatcaataaatcaataattAACTCAGCTCATCAAAACTATGTTTGCAATTATGTTAAATTTTGATCTTGCAGCAGTGCCTTTAATTAACAAGTCCTCTGATTTACTTTTTAGAGTGTAGCAGCTCCTCTGATGGCTCCTCTGCAGCCACGCCCCCTTCTGCTTCGCGTAATTCACCTCCTCGACCAATCACGTCACTCCCCAAAAAAGTTTACGCCATGCAGCCTATAAGAAGTACTAAAGTTTCTCAAGTAACAGAAAAGTCGTGTATTCCGGGGTCCCATCTATGGATCCTCTCTCCGAGGCCCGACAGATCCACAGGTGGACTAACTCCTGGACTTCATGAGAGGGGAATAATTTCAGTTCGGAGGGGAGGACTGATTCTGGCCGAAGTCTACCCAGGTGGAGATGTCTGAGGAAAACTTGGGGGAAGAGTCGGGCAGCTCCCCTGTCTCTCCTGTGGACAGCCTGAGCAACAGCGAGGGGGAGCCGGACAGAGCGCCGAAGAGATGTGGAAGGAAGAGGAGACCGAGCAGGAAGAGCGGGGAGGACTCAGATAGCCCGACCCCTGGGAAAAGAGGGAAGAagtccaacagcagcagcccGCAGTCTTTCGAGGAGCTCCAGTCGCAGCGCGTCATGGCCAACGTCCGGGAGCGCCAGAGGACGCAGAGTCTGAACGAGGCGTTCGCGGCTTTGCGTAAAATTATCCCCACTTTGCCCTCGGACAAGCTTAGCAAAATACAGACCCTCAAACTGGCCGCCAGATACATCGACTTCCTCTACCAGGTGCTGCAGAGCGACGAGCTGGACTCCAAAATGTCAAGTTGTAGCTATGTGGCGCACGAGAGGCTGAGCTACGCCTTTTCCGTGTGGAGGATGGAGGGCGCTTGGTCCATGTCAACATCTCACTAGCATCTGGAGAAGCTATGGCCCAAAATGGTTCTCAGACTGCATGATCCAAGTCTGACATTGAGGGAAAAAATTACgcagcagaaatacattttcaggGCTGCAAAGCAACCAAAGGGTCCAAAAGAAATCTGAACCGTGCGTAATTTTACGCACAATCATAACCTCTACATCCAGGTGACTGCTGGGGAATCTTTTCTGAAGGGACAAATCTGGAGTCCAATGCTGGATACATGGGAAACCAAAGACAACAGAAGCTCTGGGGATCTTTTTTTAGAGGCCTGTGTGTTTAGCTCCACAAATACACCCCATTCTGATGAGTTCTCATGTTGTTGACGACGAATGTTGATAATAtcgtttgttttctgtttttctttcaataagAAAATGTTAAATGCATGCCTTTGGACTTATTTCTGTGGAGGTCAAAGTGCATTATTTGGTGGAGTctcagttatttttgtttttgtgttttgttgtttttttctggtgtgAGACTGTCAACTGGTGGTGTAGCTCACATTTTAAGGCTGACTCTGTGGATCTAACCTGTGCAAaagaattacatttatttatttatttggtggAACATTGGGGGATAGATCCTGTGTCTGAAATACATTCCTATTTTTTATTATCGTTTTTTGTaaatgtggggtttttttgcattaaagaaaaaagacgATAAAAGGACTCGAGTTGAagcttcttccttttttcttcccttATCCAATGCAATGCAAAAAACACACGAaattttggtagaaaaaaagtAGATTTGATATGGAATGAACCCCTGCCTGCATCACGTGGACTGTGCGTGCACTTGCATACATCAGATTTAATGACAAAAGCTTGCAGCCACCAGGGAAAACACATGCAGTTTTTTCTGGCTCGAATAAAAGTGTTGGAGAAACatcccaaaaagaaaaaaaaataggaagacaaaaacattttcattgtttgaaaaatttctcACATCATTTATAATTATTTATAAAAGTGTTGCCACataatttaaatgtga from the Acanthochromis polyacanthus isolate Apoly-LR-REF ecotype Palm Island chromosome 12, KAUST_Apoly_ChrSc, whole genome shotgun sequence genome contains:
- the twist1b gene encoding twist-related protein 1b — encoded protein: MSEENLGEESGSSPVSPVDSLSNSEGEPDRAPKRCGRKRRPSRKSGEDSDSPTPGKRGKKSNSSSPQSFEELQSQRVMANVRERQRTQSLNEAFAALRKIIPTLPSDKLSKIQTLKLAARYIDFLYQVLQSDELDSKMSSCSYVAHERLSYAFSVWRMEGAWSMSTSH